A window of Garciella nitratireducens DSM 15102 genomic DNA:
GGTACCTATGTTTTTAGGAGCAATGGTCATGGGACCTTTAGGTGGAGTTGTCATTAAAAAGTTTGATCAAGTAGTAGAAGGAAAAATTCCCGCAGGATTTGAAATGTTAGTCAATAATTTTTCAGCAGGTATTATAGGTGCTATTCTTTCTATTCTTGCTTATTTAGCGATTGGTCCTATTATTGAAATATTTAATAATATTTTAAAAGCAGGGGTGCAAGGAATTGTAAATATAGGATTACTTCCACTCACTTCTATTTTTGTAGAACCAGGGAAAATTCTTTTCTTAAATAATGCAATTAACCATGGAATTTTTGGTCCAATTGGGATCCAAGAAGCTAAAGAATTTGGAAAGTCTATCTTTTTTCTCATTGAAACCAATCCAGGTCCTGGACTAGGCATATTACTTGCTTATTGGATATTTGCTAAGGGAATGGTAAAACAATCTGCACCGGGAGCAATTATCATACACTTCCTTGGGGGAATACATGAGATATATTTTCCTTATGTTCTTATGAATCCAGCATTATTATTAGCTGTAATAGCAGGAGGAGCAAGTGGAGTATTTACATTTAACTTATTAGACGCAGGGCTGGTTGCTACTCCATCTCCTGGAAGTATTTTTGCATTGATAGCTATGACTCCAAAAGGAACGTATTTTGCGGTATTAACAGGTGTAGTAGTATCCATAATAGTATCTTTTTTAGTAGCAGCTTATTTTGTTAAGAAAAGTGCTGGGAAATTAGATGATGCACAATTAACTCAAGCCAAGGATACTGTAAAAGAACTTAAAAAGACTCCATCGATAGAAAAAATAAAAACGATAGATAAAATTATCTTTGCGTGTGATGCAGGAATGGGATCTAGTGCTATGGGAGCTACTACCTTAAAAAATAAACTGAAAAAAGCTGGCCTCAGCCATATAGAAGTTATTCATTGTGCTGTAGATGAGATCCCATCGGATGCAAAAATTGTGATTACTCATGAAAGCTTAACCAATCGAGCAAAAAGAAAAGCTCCCAATGCGGAGCATATCTCTATTAAAAATTTTATCAATAGTTCAGAGTATGATGCGTTGATAAAAAGACTATCCTAATATTAGGATAGTCTTACAAAGAATAGGGGAATTGGCTCTTTAAAAATAATAGGGTGATAAAGATGAATCAAAAAATAAAAATAACACAAAGACAAAAAGAAATTTTAGAAAGAATTTCTAATTATAAAGATTATATTACGATATCTGATATTGCTAAGAGTTTAAAGATAAGTTCGCGGACGGTAATAAGAGAACTAAAAGATATTGAAAAATGGTTAAAACTATATGAGTGTAGCTTAGATAAAAAAACAGGAGTAGGAATAAAATTAAAAGGAAGTATCAAAAATAGAGAAAGAGTTTTAGAAAGGCTAGAAAAAGGAAGATATATAAAAAATTATTCTGCTAAGGAAAGACAAATTATAATTGTTTGCAAGTTACTGCAATTAAAAGAACCAATAAAACTTTTTGCCTTGGCGCATTCTCTTCATGTTACAGAAGGAACATTGAGTCATGATTTAGATAAAATTGACAATTGGCTAAAAGAGTATGATTTAACCTTAATAAGAAAACCGGGAGTAGGAATTTACCTAGAAGGAAAAGAAGAGCAATTTAGAAAAACCATTATCAATTTGATTTATCAAAATAGCAATGAAATACAACTTTTAGATTTAATTCATCAAAAAGTATCCTTTAAAGTAAGTTCTAAAGAGAGTCTAATAAATTTTATGGAGTTTATAGATAAAGATATTATTGAAAAATTAGAAACTTTATTATTTACAGTAGAAAAAAATTTATGTCGTAAATTAGCGGATAATGCTTATATCGGATTATTAATTCATTTGTCTTTAGCAATACAAAGAATAAAACAAAATCAAAAAATAACCATCGGGCAGAAGGAATTAGAAGCATTAAAAAAATATGAAGAATTTAAAATTGCTCAAAAGTTAGCCAGTAAGATAGAAAAAGAATTTGAAATAGAAGTTCCAGAAGAGGAAATAGGGTATATTACCATGCATTTAAGAGGATCCAAATATTTTGAAAAAGAATATAAGAATGAAGAACTTGAAAATTTAGCGAAGGAAATCTTGCATATTGCAGAAGTAGAAACAGGAAGTTTTTTAGAATATGATCAAGAATCTATATCTTTTTTGGAGAATCATCTTGGACCTGCTATTAATCGACTTAAAATGAAAATGGATATTCGAAATCCACTCCTTCATGAAATTAAGGAGTATTATCCAGAGCTTTTTGATCTGGCGAAAAAATGTGTAATACCCATAGAAAACAAATTTCATATTACTATGCCAGATTCAGAAATCGCTTATATTGCAATGCATTTAGGTGCAGTATTAGGAAGGAAAAAATTAATAAAAAAATTTTATCGAGTAGTGGTGGCTTGTGCAACAGGAATAGGAACATCAGGACTTTTAGCTACAAGAATTCAAGAAGAATACCATAATATTGCTGTAGTGGAAAAAATGCCTGCTCTTAATATACAGGAAAATGAATTAAAGAATAGAGGGATAGACTTTGTTATCTCTACCATTCCTATAGAATTATCTAGTATTCCTGTAGTAGTAGTAAATCCTTTATTCTTTAACAAAGATAAACAATTAGTAGATAGATGTATAGAAAACCTTACAAATAAATCTATAGAAAGAACGATAGAAAAAGAATATTCAAATCATTTAAAAGAAAGACTTTTTCAAAATCGAATCTACACCGAAGGAATTCTTCAGATTTTAAATAATTTTTTCTTAATGGAATATGAAAAATTTGAAAATATCTATCAATTAATAGATACTTTGAGCTATAAAATTTCTGAAAAAGAAGAAAATGCTATTCAAATAAAACATGATTTAATAGAAAGGGAG
This region includes:
- a CDS encoding PTS mannitol transporter subunit IICB, translated to MGSNNLEAKKEVSKGKTQENIQRFGRFLSGMVMPNIGAFIAWGFITALFIPTGWVPNEHLAVLVDPMIKYLLPLLIGYTGGKIVGESRGGVLGAIATMGVIVGSEVPMFLGAMVMGPLGGVVIKKFDQVVEGKIPAGFEMLVNNFSAGIIGAILSILAYLAIGPIIEIFNNILKAGVQGIVNIGLLPLTSIFVEPGKILFLNNAINHGIFGPIGIQEAKEFGKSIFFLIETNPGPGLGILLAYWIFAKGMVKQSAPGAIIIHFLGGIHEIYFPYVLMNPALLLAVIAGGASGVFTFNLLDAGLVATPSPGSIFALIAMTPKGTYFAVLTGVVVSIIVSFLVAAYFVKKSAGKLDDAQLTQAKDTVKELKKTPSIEKIKTIDKIIFACDAGMGSSAMGATTLKNKLKKAGLSHIEVIHCAVDEIPSDAKIVITHESLTNRAKRKAPNAEHISIKNFINSSEYDALIKRLS
- a CDS encoding BglG family transcription antiterminator, which codes for MNQKIKITQRQKEILERISNYKDYITISDIAKSLKISSRTVIRELKDIEKWLKLYECSLDKKTGVGIKLKGSIKNRERVLERLEKGRYIKNYSAKERQIIIVCKLLQLKEPIKLFALAHSLHVTEGTLSHDLDKIDNWLKEYDLTLIRKPGVGIYLEGKEEQFRKTIINLIYQNSNEIQLLDLIHQKVSFKVSSKESLINFMEFIDKDIIEKLETLLFTVEKNLCRKLADNAYIGLLIHLSLAIQRIKQNQKITIGQKELEALKKYEEFKIAQKLASKIEKEFEIEVPEEEIGYITMHLRGSKYFEKEYKNEELENLAKEILHIAEVETGSFLEYDQESISFLENHLGPAINRLKMKMDIRNPLLHEIKEYYPELFDLAKKCVIPIENKFHITMPDSEIAYIAMHLGAVLGRKKLIKKFYRVVVACATGIGTSGLLATRIQEEYHNIAVVEKMPALNIQENELKNRGIDFVISTIPIELSSIPVVVVNPLFFNKDKQLVDRCIENLTNKSIERTIEKEYSNHLKERLFQNRIYTEGILQILNNFFLMEYEKFENIYQLIDTLSYKISEKEENAIQIKHDLIEREKYGGTILTGFHAILLHCRTSGVKQLFFGLIRIKKSLICSNREEKEPIELAIIMLIPENNNQFQREIMSFISSKIIEEAGLLQDLKQAQQEKVYTRLNHLLDDFYKAKILDSL